The sequence AGCCTCTTGAGCTTCCTCGGGACGGGGGGAATGCCGCTCGCGCAGATTGAGCGGGAGCTCGACAGGATCCAGGGAGAGCTCGGTCCGACGCGGGCGTTCGGCGCAAATCTCCTCGCGAACCTGGATGACCCCAGGCTGGAAATGGCCACCGTAGAGCTGCTCTTGAAGGCCAACGTGGTCAACGTCGAGGCGGCCGCGTTCACGCAGATCAGCGATGGTGTGGTGTGGTATCGATTCAAAGGGGCACACTGGGGGGCTGACGGCGAGCCGGCTGTGCGCCGCCGTCTGATCGCGAAGGTCTCGCGCGCGGAGATCGCCGAGTCGTTCCTACGCCCCGCTCCCCCGGCGGTCGTCGAGCGGCTGCGCGCCGCGGGGCGGCTCAGCGCAGAAGAGGCAGAGGTCGCGCTGCGCGCGCCCGTCGCGAGCGACATTTGCGTGGAGGCCGACTCCGGCGGGCACACCGATCGAGGTGTCCTGATCGTGCTCCTGCCATGCATTCTTCGACTGCGCGATCGCGTGTGCAGGGCGCAAGGCTACGCGAAGAGCGTACGCGTCGGGGCGGCGGGGGGAATCGGGGCACCGGAGTCCGCCGCGGCCGCCTTCCTGATGGGCGCAGACTTCGTGCTCACCGGCTCGATCAATCAGTGCACGGTCGAGGCGGGGACAAGCGACGCGGTCAAAGATCTGCTCCAGCGGGTAGCCCTCGGCGACACCGCCTACGCGCCCGCCGGCGATATGTTCGAGCTGGGAGCTCGCGTGCAGGTGGTCGGTCGAGGCCTTCTCTTCGCACCTCGGGCCAATGAGCTCTACGAGCTGTATCGCCGCCACTCGTCTTTGGACGAGATCGACCCGCAGGTCCGCCGGCGGATTGAGGAGCGTTATCTATGCCGGAGCTTCGCGGAGGTGTGGGACGAAACGCGGAGCTATTTCGAAAGGTCGAACCCGGCGCGTCTTCGGGAGATGGAGCGAAGCCCGAAGGCAAAAATGGCGGCCATCTTCCGCTGGTATTTCGTGCACTCGACACGCCTGGCGCTGCGGGGCAGCGCGGAGCAAAAGACGGATTATCAGGTGCAGTGCGGACCGGCGATGGCCGCCTTCAATGAATGGGTCAGGGGCACCCCTTACGAGAGCTGGCGATCGCGACACGTCGATTCCATCGCTGTGCTGTTGATGCGCGGCGCAGAAGACCATATGCGGCGCGCGCAGCGCGATGAGCGGGAGGAGGCGCGGCTCTGAAACCGGTATTTCTTGACTCGGTCGCGGACGCCGCTTATCTGGCTGGGTGAGATCATGGAAAACGCAAAAAACGATCAAGTTGTCAAGGGCGGACTGAGCCGGGCAATGGTGGTGGTGCTGGTATGCATCTTCATGTCGATGCTCGACAGCAGCATCGTCAACGTTGCGCTCCCCTCGATCGGCGAAGCCTTGCACGGCTCGTTTGTGGTCCTGCAGTGGATCGTACTCTCGTACCTGGTCGTCACGAGCGGGCTCGTGCTCGCGATGGGCCGTCTCGGCGACATCTTCGGCAAGAAGCGGTTGTACATCGCTGGTATCGTTATCTTCACCGCGGGCTCCGCGGTCTGCGCGGTCCCCTGGAACGCCGGGTGGCTGCTCCTGGGACGCGCGGTCCAGGGCGTCGGAAGCGCCATCCTGCTGGCGCTCGGGCCCGCCTTGGTGACCGAGCTCGTCGCGCCGGCCGAGCGCGGGAAGGCGTTCGGCATGATGGGCGCGACCGTCTCCCTGGGGCTCATTCTGGGGCCGGGGCTCGGTGGAGTTCTGGTCTCCTCGCTGGGCTGGAATTGGATCTTCCTGATCAACGTCCCCATCGGCCTGTTCGCGGCGGTGCGCGCTCTGCGCGATATTCCGTCGACGCGTCCGGCCGCGCACGAGTCGTTCGATCTTCTGGGCGCCACCGCGCTCTTTCTCGGGATCTCAAGCCTGGTGATCGCGATCACCGGGGGCGAGCGTTCGGGGATGGGTCCCGAGGGCGCGGCGGCGCTCTGGGCGGTCAGCGTGGGCTCGTTCATCGCTTTTGTCGTCGTCGAGCTCAAGGTCAAGACGCCCCTCCTCGATCTGCGGATTTTCAGGAACGCGCTTTTCAGCACGAACCTGGCGGGGGCGGTGCTGAATTCGATCGCTCTCGGCGGGACCCTGGTTTTGATGCCCTTCTATCTGCAGAACGTGCTCGCCCTCAGCGTTCGAACCACGGGGCTGCTCCTCGCCGTGACCCCGATCGCGCTCACCGTGGTTGCCCCGCTCGCGGGAGGTCTGAGCGATCGCTTCGGCGCGCGCCGCCTCATCCTCGGCGGACTGCTGATCACGGCGGTGGGCTTCTACGCGATCAGCACGCTCTCCCAAGAGACAGGCAAGGTCGAGTATGCGCTGAAGTTCCTTGTCCTGGCGGTCGGCGTGGGGCTCTTTCAAACACCGAACAGCGCGACCATCATGTCGTCGATCCAGACGGCGCGCACGGGCATCGGGGCGGGGCTCTTGTCGGTGGCGCGGCTCTTGGGCCAGACCGTGGGCGTCGCGACGGTCACCGGGCTCTGGTCGTGGCGTGTCATGTCGCACGTCGACATGGCCTCGGGCGAGGGCCCGCTGCGAGCGCCGCTGCAGGCGCAGGTCGACGGGTTTCGCGACGTGTTCCTGATTTTGCTGGTGACCACGGTGCTCACCGGCCTCATCGTGGCTCAAGGCTTTCGTTCCGGCACGAGCCCGGTCGGTCCGCTCGCCGCAGGGGGGGGCCGACCGGCAGCCGGCTGAACTCTCATCGGTTGGAAATGAAGCTCATGCAGCGACGCTGCATGAGGGGCGCCCAGGAGGAGGTTGAGTCATGACGCGTGATGAAGTGTTGTCGATCGTGCGTGAAAACATCGTGATGGTCCTTCCGGAGGTGGATGCGGCCTTGCTGCGCCCGGAGAGGAGTCTCTCGGAGCTCGGGGCCAACTCCGTCGATCGCGCGGAGATCGTCGTGGGGGCCATGGCGGCGCTGCGGATCAAGGTGCCGGGCAGCGAGCTCGCCGAGGCGAAGAACATCGGCGGGCTCGTCGACGTCCTGTATCGCAAGCTCAGCGCTTGACGGCGACGCCCCGAGGAGAAGCGGAGCTCGCATGAAAGGCGTGCTTGTCACGGGTATGGGCATCGTGGGCCCCTTTGGGTCGGGGGTCGCGTCGTTCGAGCGCGCGCTCCGCGAGGGGGCACGGCCGTTCACGGTCACGTCGCCCGCGATCTCGACGCGCGCGGGCTACATCGAGGCTCCGGTGCCGGAGGCCGTTCTTCAGGTCGCGTTCGGCGGTCAAGGCCGGACCGGCGAACTTCACCCGCGCCTCCGCAAGCTGGGCGCTCGAGCTCCTCTTGCCGTACAAGCCGCGCTCCTCGCGGCGTCGGAGGCGTTGTGGCCGGCCGGCGCGGCGCTCTCCGGCGAACGGATCGACATCGTCGTCGGAGGGCAGAACCTCACGCACGCATTCGAGCAGGAGGCGCTGCCGGCCTTCCGACAAGAACCCGCCTACGTGAGCCCGAGCGCGGCGCTCCGCATTCTTGACACCGACGTCCTTGGGTGCGTCAGCGAGGCGTTCGACATCCGCGGCGAGGGGATGTGCGTGGCCGGGGCGTCGGCGTCCGGAAACGTCGCGATCATTCACGGCGCGCGCCTCGTCTGCGGCGGCCAGGCCGATGCGTGCCTCGTCGTCGGCGCGCTCGCCGAGCTGTCGCTCTTTCAAATGCAGACGCTCGTCAGCATCGGCGCGCTCGGCGGCGAGTTCTTCCTCGACGCCCCGCACCGAGCTTGCAGGCCGTTCGATCGCCGCCACGGGGGGTTCATCCCTGGCCAGGCGAGCGCCGCGCTGTTGCTGGAGAGCGCTGCGTCCGCTCGTGCCAGGGGGGCGGAGCCGCTCGGATGCGTGCTCGGGGGCGGCATCGTCCTCGACGCGAAGAGCGGCTCGAGCCCGTCCGTTGACGGCGAAGTCGGCGCCATGCGCCGCGCGCTCGCCGACGCAGGTGCGAGCGCGAGCCACGTGAGCTACGTGAACGCGCACGGCACCGGAACGCCGCTGGGCGACGAGGTCGAGCTTCGGGCGATCGCGGAGGTGCTCGGCGAGCGGTGCGCGGAGGTCCCGGTGAACTCGACGAAGGTCGTGACGGGTCACTGCCTCTGGGCCGCGGGGGTCGTTGAAGCCGTGGCCACGCTCGTGCAGATGCGAGCTGGTTTCGTGCACGGCAACTTCAACCTGGACGACCCCCTCGAGACTCCTTGCAGGCTGGTCGGTCGGGCCAGCGAGGCGGCGGACATCGGCGTCGCCCTGAGCAATTCGTTCGGCTTTGGCGGCATCAATACGAGCGTCGTGCTCGGACGAGCATCGGATTCGCGCGCATGATCGCGAGCCTCGGCTCGAGCGCCGCCGGCGCCTGACCTCGGTGTGCACGATCGAGCGGCGCTCCAAGCCCGGGTGAGCTGGCCACCCCGCCCGCGGCTCACGTGGGTGCATCCGGGGGCCAGGCGGTGTACGCTCGTCTGGATCACACGGCGGCAAGACCGCACGAGACCCGGGAGACGACCATGGCCCGCACTGCGCCTGTACCGAACATCCCCGCCATCCCTGGAATGAACCCGGGCGTCTTCATCATGGGAGGGGGCGGGGCCGGTGGCGGGGGCGGTGGCGCTGGAGGAAACGGCTCTGGCGGTAAACAGGGCGGCAATGGATCCAACGGTGGCAAGGACGCCAGCGGCGGCGGGAAGTCCGCGTGTGGCAGTGCAGGCGGCGACGGCGCCGGCTGCCCGAACCACCATGGCGGCAAGAAATCGGGAATGGCTGCGAAGGGCGACCCGGTCGACGTGGTGACGGGCCGGGTGTTCACGATTCCCGCCGTCGACGTCGAGCTTCCGGGACCGCTGCCGCTGTCGATCGTGCGGTCGTACACCACCGCGGCGTTCGAGCGCGACGTCGGGCTGGGGTTCGGGTGGAGCCACTCGCTGGCGTGGGAGATCGAGGAGCGGCAGCGCATCATCCGCGTCTGGACCGACGATGGGCCGGTCGATGTCGAGGCGATGCCCGTGGGCGCCGGCGCGCCGGGCCCCCACGGCTGGGTCCTCGCGCGGGAGGAGCGCGGCTTCGTCCTCGATACCGGCGACGACCGCTGGCACGTGTTCGCCGAAGCGACGGGGAAGCGATACCGGCTGACCGCGATCAAGGACCGATACAACAACGAGATCAGGCTCTCCTACCGGGACGGCGTGCTCGCCGAGATCACCGACAGCGTCGGACGGATCGTCCGGGTCCGGCGGACGCCCGACGGGCGCATCGGCGCCTTCGAGATCAAGAACGCGCGGGAGCGCGGTGTCTGGGTGCCTCTCGCGCAGTACAGCTACGACGCGGCCGGCGATCTCTCGTCCGCGACCGACGCCGACGGATACACGACGCGCTACACGTACCAGGAACACCTCCTCACCTCCCATACGAGCCCCACCGGGCTCACGTTCTCATTCCGCTACGACGATCGGCGCCGCTGCGTCGAGACGTGGG is a genomic window of Sorangium aterium containing:
- a CDS encoding beta-ketoacyl synthase N-terminal-like domain-containing protein, translating into MKGVLVTGMGIVGPFGSGVASFERALREGARPFTVTSPAISTRAGYIEAPVPEAVLQVAFGGQGRTGELHPRLRKLGARAPLAVQAALLAASEALWPAGAALSGERIDIVVGGQNLTHAFEQEALPAFRQEPAYVSPSAALRILDTDVLGCVSEAFDIRGEGMCVAGASASGNVAIIHGARLVCGGQADACLVVGALAELSLFQMQTLVSIGALGGEFFLDAPHRACRPFDRRHGGFIPGQASAALLLESAASARARGAEPLGCVLGGGIVLDAKSGSSPSVDGEVGAMRRALADAGASASHVSYVNAHGTGTPLGDEVELRAIAEVLGERCAEVPVNSTKVVTGHCLWAAGVVEAVATLVQMRAGFVHGNFNLDDPLETPCRLVGRASEAADIGVALSNSFGFGGINTSVVLGRASDSRA
- a CDS encoding DHA2 family efflux MFS transporter permease subunit, producing MENAKNDQVVKGGLSRAMVVVLVCIFMSMLDSSIVNVALPSIGEALHGSFVVLQWIVLSYLVVTSGLVLAMGRLGDIFGKKRLYIAGIVIFTAGSAVCAVPWNAGWLLLGRAVQGVGSAILLALGPALVTELVAPAERGKAFGMMGATVSLGLILGPGLGGVLVSSLGWNWIFLINVPIGLFAAVRALRDIPSTRPAAHESFDLLGATALFLGISSLVIAITGGERSGMGPEGAAALWAVSVGSFIAFVVVELKVKTPLLDLRIFRNALFSTNLAGAVLNSIALGGTLVLMPFYLQNVLALSVRTTGLLLAVTPIALTVVAPLAGGLSDRFGARRLILGGLLITAVGFYAISTLSQETGKVEYALKFLVLAVGVGLFQTPNSATIMSSIQTARTGIGAGLLSVARLLGQTVGVATVTGLWSWRVMSHVDMASGEGPLRAPLQAQVDGFRDVFLILLVTTVLTGLIVAQGFRSGTSPVGPLAAGGGRPAAG
- a CDS encoding PfaD family polyunsaturated fatty acid/polyketide biosynthesis protein; protein product: MLGSAEFRKDYGVDLAYVAGAMYKGIASSDLVIRMGRASLLSFLGTGGMPLAQIERELDRIQGELGPTRAFGANLLANLDDPRLEMATVELLLKANVVNVEAAAFTQISDGVVWYRFKGAHWGADGEPAVRRRLIAKVSRAEIAESFLRPAPPAVVERLRAAGRLSAEEAEVALRAPVASDICVEADSGGHTDRGVLIVLLPCILRLRDRVCRAQGYAKSVRVGAAGGIGAPESAAAAFLMGADFVLTGSINQCTVEAGTSDAVKDLLQRVALGDTAYAPAGDMFELGARVQVVGRGLLFAPRANELYELYRRHSSLDEIDPQVRRRIEERYLCRSFAEVWDETRSYFERSNPARLREMERSPKAKMAAIFRWYFVHSTRLALRGSAEQKTDYQVQCGPAMAAFNEWVRGTPYESWRSRHVDSIAVLLMRGAEDHMRRAQRDEREEARL
- a CDS encoding acyl carrier protein, which codes for MTRDEVLSIVRENIVMVLPEVDAALLRPERSLSELGANSVDRAEIVVGAMAALRIKVPGSELAEAKNIGGLVDVLYRKLSA